One window of the Benincasa hispida cultivar B227 chromosome 3, ASM972705v1, whole genome shotgun sequence genome contains the following:
- the LOC120073818 gene encoding mannosyl-oligosaccharide 1,2-alpha-mannosidase MNS3 isoform X2 translates to MENTEKINFQGRIGLQKNFVMTQNLLTGSRKRDYLSCSTGKFLVLLLIFGLAYLLLTSTTPVHGPNRVAKVGENNEKGEFKNNGGINFRNLWRRAPRLPPRLPPDEKGSNTSYHFDPNTLISESLWISRQQKVKDAFIHAWSGYKRYAMGYDELMPLSQHGTDGLGGLGATVVDALDTAMIMGASDIVSEAGSWVEKHLLDRIKEKGQVNLFETTIRVLGGLLSAYHLRAGEYGKRFENEGPKPAVYLEIAKNLADRLLSAFTSSPTAIPLCDVVLKDSSAHAAPGGSSSTSEVSTLQLEFNYLSTVSGDPKYSIAAMKVLEHMKSLPKVEGLVPIYISPQTGQFSGETIRLGSRGDSYYEYLLKVWLQKRRRENNNFTYLHDMYEEAMKGVKHLLVRKSVPNGLVFVGELPYGSDSSISPKMDHLVCFLSGTLALGATKGITKEEAMSKSLLSFDDLENLNLAEDLAKTCYEMYEVTSTGLAPEIVYFHTEEYSEQGLDGGNKNSKYIGDIIIKPLDRHNLMRPETVESLFVLYRITGNPKYRAWGWEIFEAFERHTKVSSGGYTSLDDVTTVPPRRRDKMETFFLGETLKYLYLLFGDSSTIPLDKYVFNTEAHPLPIEGNIQIK, encoded by the exons ATGGAAAATACAGAGAAGATAAATTTTCAAGGAAGAATAGGTTTACAGAAGAATTTT GTGATGACTCAGAATTTACTCACTGGTAGCAGAAAACGTGATTATCTAAGTTGTAGCACAGGGAAGTTTCTTGTATTACTTTTGATCTTCGGCTTGGCATATCTTTTGTTGACTAGTACTACTCCCGTCCATGGTCCCAATCGAGTGGCCAAAGTTGGTGAGAATAATGAGAAAGGAGAGTTTAAGAATAATGGTGGCATTAACTTCAGGAACTTATGGAGAAGAGCTCCTAGGCTTCCTCCTCGATTACCACCAGATGAAAAAGGTAGCAATACTAGCTACCATTTCGATCCAAACACATTAATCTCTGAGTCGTTATGGATTTCAAGGCAAcagaaagttaaggatgctttTATCCATGCATGGTCCGGCTATAAAAGGTATGCAATGGGGTATGACGAACTTATGCCACTGAGTCAGCATGGAACTGATGGTTTAGGAGGTTTAGGTGCTACGGTTGTGGATGCCCTTGACACTGCCATGATAATGGGCGCTAGTGATATTGTCTCTGAGGCAGGCTCATGGGTTGAAAAACATCTTTTGGATAGAATTAAGGAAAAAGGTCAAGTCAATTTATTTGAGACTACCATACGTGTTTTAGGTGGTCTCTTAAGTGCATATCACTTGAGAGCTGGAGAATATGGGAAGAGGTTTGAAAATGAAGGACCTAAGCCAGCTGTTTATCTAGAAATTGCAAAGAACTTGGCTGATCGTTTGCTAAGTGCTTTTACCTCCAGTCCAACTGCTATTCCTCTCTGTGATGTTGTTTTAAAAGATTCCTCGGCTCATGCAGCTCCTGGTGGATCAAGTAGCACATCCGAAGTATCTACTTTACAGCTGGAATTTAATTATCTCAGTACTGTTTCAGGTGACCCAAAGTATTCAATTGCTGCTATGAAGGTCTTGGAACACATGAAGAGCCTTCCGAAAGTGGAAGGTTTGGTTCCCATCTATATTAG CCCTCAAACTGGCCAGTTTAGCGGAGAAACCATAAGACTGGGATCTCGTGGTGATAGCTACTATGAGTATCTACTCAAAGTGTGGCTTCAGAAGCGAAGgagagaaaataataatttcacTTATCTACATGATATGTATGAAGAAGCCATGAAAGGTGTTAAACATCTTCTTGTTCGAAAGTCCGTCCCAAATGGGTTGGTTTTTGTTGGAGAATTGCCATATGGATCAGATTCTTCTATTAGTCCGAAAATGGACCACCTG GTATGTTTCTTATCAGGTACCCTTGCTCTTGGTGCAACCAAGGGCATCACCAAGGAAGAAGCAATGAGTAAAAGCTTATTGAGCTTTGATGATCTGGAAAATCTGAATCTAGCAGAGGATCTTGCAAAAACTTGCTATGAGATGTATGAAGTAACCTCTACCGGTCTTGCCCCAGAAATAGTTTATTTTCATACTGAG GAATATTCTGAACAAGGCCTTGATGGTGGAAATAAAAATTCGAAATACATCGGCGACATAATAATCAAGCCACTGGATCGTCATAATCTGATGCGGCCCGAAACAGTCGAGTCATTGTTCGTCCTGTATCGTATCACAGGCAATCCAAA GTACCGAGCATGGGGGTGGGAGATTTTTGAAGCATTCGAGAGGCACACAAAGGTTAGTAGTGGTGGATATACATCACTAGATGATGTTACTACAGTTCCTCCCCGGAGAAGGGACAAAATGGAGACATTCTTTCTGGGGGAGACACTCAAGTATTTGTACTTGCTATTTGGGGACAGTTCCACGATTCCGTTGGATAAATATGTGTTCAATACAGAAGCACATCCGCTACCAATTGAAGGCAATATTCAGATTAAATGA
- the LOC120073818 gene encoding mannosyl-oligosaccharide 1,2-alpha-mannosidase MNS3 isoform X1 translates to MSSSLPYSVKDVHYDNAKFRQRSYFKVMTQNLLTGSRKRDYLSCSTGKFLVLLLIFGLAYLLLTSTTPVHGPNRVAKVGENNEKGEFKNNGGINFRNLWRRAPRLPPRLPPDEKGSNTSYHFDPNTLISESLWISRQQKVKDAFIHAWSGYKRYAMGYDELMPLSQHGTDGLGGLGATVVDALDTAMIMGASDIVSEAGSWVEKHLLDRIKEKGQVNLFETTIRVLGGLLSAYHLRAGEYGKRFENEGPKPAVYLEIAKNLADRLLSAFTSSPTAIPLCDVVLKDSSAHAAPGGSSSTSEVSTLQLEFNYLSTVSGDPKYSIAAMKVLEHMKSLPKVEGLVPIYISPQTGQFSGETIRLGSRGDSYYEYLLKVWLQKRRRENNNFTYLHDMYEEAMKGVKHLLVRKSVPNGLVFVGELPYGSDSSISPKMDHLVCFLSGTLALGATKGITKEEAMSKSLLSFDDLENLNLAEDLAKTCYEMYEVTSTGLAPEIVYFHTEEYSEQGLDGGNKNSKYIGDIIIKPLDRHNLMRPETVESLFVLYRITGNPKYRAWGWEIFEAFERHTKVSSGGYTSLDDVTTVPPRRRDKMETFFLGETLKYLYLLFGDSSTIPLDKYVFNTEAHPLPIEGNIQIK, encoded by the exons ATGTCGAGTTCTCTACCCTACTCTGTCAAAGATGTTCATTACGACAATGCTAAGTTTCGACAGAGATCCTACTTCAAG GTGATGACTCAGAATTTACTCACTGGTAGCAGAAAACGTGATTATCTAAGTTGTAGCACAGGGAAGTTTCTTGTATTACTTTTGATCTTCGGCTTGGCATATCTTTTGTTGACTAGTACTACTCCCGTCCATGGTCCCAATCGAGTGGCCAAAGTTGGTGAGAATAATGAGAAAGGAGAGTTTAAGAATAATGGTGGCATTAACTTCAGGAACTTATGGAGAAGAGCTCCTAGGCTTCCTCCTCGATTACCACCAGATGAAAAAGGTAGCAATACTAGCTACCATTTCGATCCAAACACATTAATCTCTGAGTCGTTATGGATTTCAAGGCAAcagaaagttaaggatgctttTATCCATGCATGGTCCGGCTATAAAAGGTATGCAATGGGGTATGACGAACTTATGCCACTGAGTCAGCATGGAACTGATGGTTTAGGAGGTTTAGGTGCTACGGTTGTGGATGCCCTTGACACTGCCATGATAATGGGCGCTAGTGATATTGTCTCTGAGGCAGGCTCATGGGTTGAAAAACATCTTTTGGATAGAATTAAGGAAAAAGGTCAAGTCAATTTATTTGAGACTACCATACGTGTTTTAGGTGGTCTCTTAAGTGCATATCACTTGAGAGCTGGAGAATATGGGAAGAGGTTTGAAAATGAAGGACCTAAGCCAGCTGTTTATCTAGAAATTGCAAAGAACTTGGCTGATCGTTTGCTAAGTGCTTTTACCTCCAGTCCAACTGCTATTCCTCTCTGTGATGTTGTTTTAAAAGATTCCTCGGCTCATGCAGCTCCTGGTGGATCAAGTAGCACATCCGAAGTATCTACTTTACAGCTGGAATTTAATTATCTCAGTACTGTTTCAGGTGACCCAAAGTATTCAATTGCTGCTATGAAGGTCTTGGAACACATGAAGAGCCTTCCGAAAGTGGAAGGTTTGGTTCCCATCTATATTAG CCCTCAAACTGGCCAGTTTAGCGGAGAAACCATAAGACTGGGATCTCGTGGTGATAGCTACTATGAGTATCTACTCAAAGTGTGGCTTCAGAAGCGAAGgagagaaaataataatttcacTTATCTACATGATATGTATGAAGAAGCCATGAAAGGTGTTAAACATCTTCTTGTTCGAAAGTCCGTCCCAAATGGGTTGGTTTTTGTTGGAGAATTGCCATATGGATCAGATTCTTCTATTAGTCCGAAAATGGACCACCTG GTATGTTTCTTATCAGGTACCCTTGCTCTTGGTGCAACCAAGGGCATCACCAAGGAAGAAGCAATGAGTAAAAGCTTATTGAGCTTTGATGATCTGGAAAATCTGAATCTAGCAGAGGATCTTGCAAAAACTTGCTATGAGATGTATGAAGTAACCTCTACCGGTCTTGCCCCAGAAATAGTTTATTTTCATACTGAG GAATATTCTGAACAAGGCCTTGATGGTGGAAATAAAAATTCGAAATACATCGGCGACATAATAATCAAGCCACTGGATCGTCATAATCTGATGCGGCCCGAAACAGTCGAGTCATTGTTCGTCCTGTATCGTATCACAGGCAATCCAAA GTACCGAGCATGGGGGTGGGAGATTTTTGAAGCATTCGAGAGGCACACAAAGGTTAGTAGTGGTGGATATACATCACTAGATGATGTTACTACAGTTCCTCCCCGGAGAAGGGACAAAATGGAGACATTCTTTCTGGGGGAGACACTCAAGTATTTGTACTTGCTATTTGGGGACAGTTCCACGATTCCGTTGGATAAATATGTGTTCAATACAGAAGCACATCCGCTACCAATTGAAGGCAATATTCAGATTAAATGA
- the LOC120073921 gene encoding uncharacterized protein LOC120073921: MTTQLATHRADAEIYNGDALCKQKSQELLDQFFLPRGLLPLNEILEVGYNKTSGFIWFKQQKKKEHRFAAIGRTVLYDIEVTAFIEERRLRRLTGVKSKEFFLWITVSDIYIDEQNTSRITFGTLTGIAKSFPVSAFLIEEETDRKK, from the coding sequence ATGACGACGCAACTTGCTACTCACAGAGCAGACGCCGAGATCTACAACGGCGACGCTCTCTGCAAGCAAAAATCTCAAGAACTTCTCGATCAATTCTTTCTTCCTCGCGGCCTTCTCCCCTTAAACGAAATCCTTGAGGTCGGCTACAATAAGACCTCTGGTTTCATTTGGTTCAAGCAGCAGAAGAAAAAGGAGCACCGGTTCGCCGCCATCGGACGCACTGTCTTGTACGATATCGAGGTCACCGCCTTCATCGAGGAGCGTCGTCTCCGCCGTCTCACCGGAGTTAAGAGCAAGGAGTTCTTTCTTTGGATTACCGTTTCCGATATTTATATTGATGAACAGAACACGAGCAGGATCACCTTCGGTACTCTGACTGGAATTGCCAAGTCCTTTCCGGTCTCTGCGTTtctgattgaagaagaaactgatCGGAAGAAGTGA
- the LOC120072816 gene encoding uncharacterized protein LOC120072816 produces the protein MGKPGWSSPLLFQSKLLCFSLLYLFSSIFLALYTSFSSSKCLFRSSPFDPIQFPLFSYPSSYGEHKYAIPTLRSSCSSPVFFSDYWMVFNEIHEMQSSSSSQSSNLRYLLANSDTFGGNFTAERRFSFFDYRDYDTTNVPVPCGFLKKFPVSDSDRIAMESCNGVVVVSAIFNDHDKIRQPRGLGSKTLGSVCFFMFVDETTVKGLENHKIISGKNSSSDIIGAWRIVRVSSKNLYENPAMNGVIPKYLVHRLFPNSKFSIWVDAKLQLMVDPLLLIHSLIITENADMAISKHPYYIHTMEEAMATARWKKWWDVDSLKKQMETYCENGLQPWSPNKLPYTTDVPDSALILRRHGRGSNLFSCLLFNELEAFNPRDQLAFAFVRDHLTPPIKINMFEGEVFEQVALEYRHNLKNKRYGGPELGPHISKPKRTKRAGPDLSYVNGSCCSKCQNYLLQMWGEGDVS, from the exons ATGGGAAAGCCAGGATGGTCGTCTCCTCTGCTTTTCCAATCAAAACTCCTCTGTTTCTCTCTGCTTTACCTTTTTTCCTCCATCTTCCTCGCTCTCTAcacttctttctcttcttccaaATGCCTCTTCCGTTCTTCTCCCTTCGATCCCATTCAGTTCCCTCTCTTCTCTTATCCCTCCTCCTATGGCGAACACAAGTACGCCATTCCCACTCTCCGCTCCTCTTGCTCCTCCCCTGTTTTCTTCTCAG ATTATTGGATGGTTTTCAATGAGATCCATGAAATGCAGTCGAGTTCTTCGTCGCAATCCTCCAATTTGAGGTATCTCCTCGCTAATTCCGACACTTTCGGCGGCAATTTCACTGCCGAGAGGAGATTTTCTTTCTTCGATTATCGAGATTATGATACCACTAACGTACCGGTTCCTTGTGGATTCCTCAAGAAATTTCCTGTCAGTGATTCTG ACCGGATTGCTATGGAGAGTTGTAACGGTGTGGTTGTAGTTTCGGCGATTTTCAACGATCATGATAAAATTCGGCAACCGAGAGGTCTTGGATCGAAAACTTTGGGTAGCGTATGTTTTTTCATGTTTGTTGATGAAACAACAGTGAAAGGATTGGAAAATCACAAGATAATTTCTGGAAAAAACTCGTCGTCTGATATAATTGGGGCTTGGAGAATTGTGAGAGTTTCTAGCAAGAATCTGTACGAAAATCCGGCAATGAATGGCGTAATACCTAAATATTTAGTTCATAGACTATTTCCAAATTCTAAATTCAGTATATGGGTGGATGCGAAGCTTCAGTTAATGGTGGATCCATTGTTGTTGATTCATTCGTTGATTATCACTGAGAATGCAGATATGGCTATTTCTAAACATCCATATTATATTCATACTATGGAAGAGGCTATGGCAACTGCAAGGTGGAAGAAATGGTGGGATGTTGATTCTTTGAAGAAGCAAATGGAAACTTATTGTGAAAATGGCTTGCAACCATGGAGTCCTAATAAGCTTCCCTATACCACAG ATGTACCCGATAGTGCTTTGATCTTGAGGAGACATGGAAGGGGAAGCAACCTATTCTCATGCCTTTTGTTCAACGAATTGGAAGCTTTCAACCCAAGAGACCAGTTGGCTTTTGCATTTGTGAGAGATCATTTGACCCCACCCATCAAAATCAACATGTTTGAAGGAGAAGTTTTCGAACAAGTTGCTTTGGAATATAGGCACAATCTCAAAAATAAACGATATGGTGGGCCTGAATTGGGCCCCCACATTTCCAAGCCCAAACGAACTAAAAGGGCCGGCCCTGATTTGTCGTACGTCAATGGTAGCTGTTGCAGCAAGTGCCAAAATTATCTTCTCCAGATGTGGGGTGAAGGTGATGTTTCTTGA